CAACCGTTCAGGCGAGCGGCACCTGAAGGCGCCGGTCATTCCGGTTGGGGACGATTTCCCGACCGTCGAGCGCGCCAAAATGTCCACGCAGGTGGCCTTCGGCAAGATCATGAACGACCTTGGCCGCGGCAAAGGTCCGCTCGCTGACCGTATCCTGACGACGAGCCCCGATGTGACAGTATCGACGAACCTTGGTGGCTGGGTGAACCAGCGCGGCATTTACAGCCGCACCGCGCGCGAGGACCGTTTCAAGTCGGAAAAGGTCCTGTCGCCGCAGATCTGGTCATCCAGCGAACGCGGCCAGCACATGGAATTGGGGATCGCCGAGAATAACCTCTTTATCGCGCTTGCCGCGATGGGGCTGGCGGGCTCGCTGTTCGGCGAGCGGCTGCTGCCCGTCGGCACGCTTTACGACCCCTTCATCAACCGTGGCCTCGATGCCCTGAATTATGCCTGCTATCAGGATGCCCGCTTCATGCTGGTGGCGACCCCATCGGGCATCACGCTGGCGCCCGAGGGCGGGGCGCACCAGTCGATCCATACCCCGCTCATCGGGATGAGCCAGCCGGGCCTCGCCTATTTCGAGCCGGCCTTCACGGACGAGCTGGCCGCCATCATGCGCTGGGGGTTCGAGCATATGCAGAAGCCCGAGGGCGAATCGGTCTATCTGCGCCTGTCGACCCGGCCGCTGGAGCAGCCGGAACGCAATGGTGACGGCTGGATTGCTGACATGCTGAAAGGCGCCTATTGGCTGAAGGAACCGGCGGAAGGGGCGGAGCTGGCCATCGTTTACACAGGCGCCCTGGCCCCGGAAGCGATCGAGGCGCACGCAGCTCTTTTGGAAGACGTGCCGGGGGCTGGCCTTCTAGCCGTAACTTCGCCCGATCTGTTGCATCGTGGCTGGACGGCGAGTGTGCGCGCGCTTGGTGCAGAAGCCCGGCGTGAGGAAAGCCATGTGGACCGGTTGCTGTCGCGCCTCGCGAAGGATGCCGCCCTTGTGACGGTGATCGACGGTGCGCCGACGGCGCTATCGTGGCTCGGGTCGGTCCGGGGGCAGCGGGTGCTGCCCCTCGGGTTCGAAAAGTTCGGTCAGTCGGGCGATATCCCCGATCTTTACGCCACCTACCGGCTTGGCGTTGACGCCATCCTCGATGCGGCGGCGAGCGCCATCGTCCTCAGATGACGCCGTAGCCTTTTAGGAGGGCGGCGACGCTGCCAACCAGAAGGGCAATGAAGGTGAGGAGCGTGCCGACAAAGCGCGACATGTTCGGGGCTTGGCCACGGGTCAGGCCCCAGCCATGCAGGTAGCGCCCGACCACGGTCATCACCGCAACGGCAAGCACGATATATTTGCTGGCATGGCCATATTCGAGAAGGCCGATCAGGATCAGCAGGACCGGCGCATATTCAACAAGGTTGCCCTGGGCGCGGATGGCGCACAGGAGATCGCTGCTGCCGCCGTCGCCGATCGAGGTTTTGGTGCGACCGCGCCATTTGGTGACATTGGCAGACAGAATGAGCAATAGAAGGCCGATGAAGCCGGCGCTGATGGTGGTGATAGGCATGAGAGACTCCCCCTCTGGTCCCGGTTGCGTTATGTGTGGGGAAAGCCTATGCCGCAACTGGCATACGGTCAATGAAAGGCAAGAGACACCAGATGCTTGACGGCTGGAACCTGTATCACAAGTCGGCGGTTTTCGCCCTTTGGGGTT
The Gimibacter soli DNA segment above includes these coding regions:
- a CDS encoding MAPEG family protein; translated protein: MPITTISAGFIGLLLLILSANVTKWRGRTKTSIGDGGSSDLLCAIRAQGNLVEYAPVLLILIGLLEYGHASKYIVLAVAVMTVVGRYLHGWGLTRGQAPNMSRFVGTLLTFIALLVGSVAALLKGYGVI